A part of Drosophila ananassae strain 14024-0371.13 chromosome 2R, ASM1763931v2, whole genome shotgun sequence genomic DNA contains:
- the LOC6507473 gene encoding FK506-binding protein 5 isoform X2 — protein sequence MSLLMDYSAVLKPVNEYNIVDRIKEANKELFAPDDGLADGNGKVTKVKFALNLEDYEPTDQQKDLSPSPPDELLQQLSQLKLKPIAEEPPAASVAEEAPVPPLEVPEVEEVEEEEICEEILDLTEVVQESVVQEAIPVDDEDDFSGVDEADLDDSPSKKDFAPPAAFQIKQSTFDQDESDQKSLTNLLTESDCEEEERTLNEARQKLRDAYKNLYKTLDPKQQATIDRLTGLEEEAPSSAPNPIAAPEDEEDNLSIIVASYIPEDFELNEQSIYFKKEEPLSEDGLKEVCTATCPKATSKTFFTSRSFSFRRRTKPTPTPSSASASGSAASPTIRMNYKICCEHRHSLQGKLPRYTGYMSEYGLSAQQLQKREQQIRRKQRFSMEQTLNRNEQELKKMQDNERAFTTWLKNKMRYPINKTRNMFDAHKRRGSVAAAGNSASSRQHHGHLLEEQPCGGRRRRRDSGDEVVHAYRHLLGSWNK from the coding sequence TGGACAGGATCAAGGAGGCCAACAAGGAGCTCTTTGCCCCGGACGACGGACTCGCCGATGGCAACGGCAAGGTGACCAAAGTAAAGTTCGCTTTGAACTTGGAGGACTACGAGCCCACTGACCAGCAGAAGGACTTGAGCCCCAGTCCGCCAGATGAACTTCTGCAGCAGCTGTCCCAATTGAAGCTGAAGCCCATTGCGGAGGAGCCGCCAGCTGCTTCGGTTGCAGAGGAGGCCCCAGTGCCCCCACTTGAAGTTCCCGAAGTGGaagaggtggaggaggaggagataTGCGAGGAAATCCTGGACCTAACAGAGGTGGTCCAAGAGTCGGTAGTACAGGAAGCTATCCCAGTCGACGACGAAGACGACTTCTCCGGGGTGGATGAGGCTGACTTGGATGACTCCCCCTCGAAGAAGGATTTTGCCCCTCCCGCAGCCTTTCAGATCAAGCAGAGCACCTTCGACCAGGATGAATCGGACCAGAAGAGCCTGACCAACCTGCTCACCGAATCCGACTGCGAGGAGGAAGAGCGCACCCTCAACGAGGCCCGGCAGAAACTGAGGGATGCCTACAAGAATCTGTACAAGACCCTCGATCCCAAGCAGCAGGCTACCATCGACAGGCTAACGGGACTGGAGGAGGAGGCCCCTTCGTCTGCTCCTAATCCTATTGCTGCCCCCGAAGACGAAGAAGATAACCTGTCCATCATCGTGGCCAGCTACATTCCGGAGGACTTTGAGCTCAATGAGCAGAGCATTTACTTTAAAAAAGAGGAGCCGCTGTCGGAGGACGGTCTGAAAGAGGTCTGCACAGCCACCTGTCCCAAAGCCACCTCCAAAACATTCTTCACTTCGCGCAGCTTCAGCTTCCGCCGCAGGACCAAGCCCACGCCCACGCCGTCGTCAGCTTCCGCCTCGGGGTCTGCCGCTTCACCCACCATTCGGATGAACTACAAGATCTGCTGCGAGCATCGCCATTCGCTCCAGGGTAAGCTCCCGCGCTACACGGGCTACATGTCGGAGTACGGCCTGAGTGCCCAGCAGCTGCAGAAGCGGGAGCAGCAGATTCGTCGGAAGCAGCGCTTCTCCATGGAGCAGACCCTCAACCGCAACGAGCAGGAGCTCAAGAAGATGCAGGACAACGAGCGCGCCTTCACCACCTGGCTGAAGAACAAGATGCGGTACCCGATTAACAAGACCCGCAATATGTTCGACGCCCACAAGAGGCGGGGCAGCGTTGCCGCAGCCGGAAATTCGGCGAGTTCCCGACAGCACCACGGGCATCTCCTCGAGGAGCAGCCCTGCGGGGGACGCAGGAGACGTCGCGACAGCGGAGACGAGGTGGTGCACGCCTACCGACACCTTCTGGGCAGCTGGAATAAGTAG
- the LOC6507579 gene encoding FACT complex subunit spt16 isoform X2: MSFVLDKEAFVRRVKRLYTEWKAPSTGHDDSLSNLDCIMSVVGTDDDVIYAKSMALQLWLLGYELTDTISVFASDAIYFLTSKKKIEFLKQTQNISEEGVPEIKLLVRDRTDKDKGNFEKLIKVIQNSKKGKRLGVFIKDAYPGEFSEAWKKSLMDSKFDHVDISSIIAYLMCPKDESEINNIRKASLVSMDIFNKYLKDEIMDIIDSDRKVKHVKLADGCETAITEKKYTSGLDPRLLDMAYPPIIQSGGAYSLKFSAAADKNILHFGVIVCSLGARYKCYCSNISRTFLVNPTDAMQENYTFLVSVQEEILKLLVPGTKLCDIYEKTVAFVKKEKPSMVENLTKSFGFAMGLEFRENSIVIGPKCQALIKKNMVFNLHVGISNLTNPEAADKEGKTYALFIGDTVLVGEQSPASVMTPSKKKIKNVGIFIKDDSEEEDVDDKKATKEDQGTEILGRSKRNAVLESKLRNEINTEEKRKEHQRELAQQLNERAKERLAKQGNSKEVEKVRKNTVSYKSISQMPRETDVKELKLFVDKKYETVIMPVFGIQVPFHISTIKNISQSVEGEYTYLRINFFHPGATMGRNEGGLYPQPEATFVKEVTYRSSNVKEHGEVAAPSGNLNNAFRLIKEVQKRFKTREAEEREKEDLVKQDTLILSQNKGNPKLKDLYIRPNIVTKRMTGSLEAHTNGFRYISVRGDKVDILYNNIKSAFFQPCDGEMIILLHFHLKYAIMFGKKKHVDVQFYTEVGEITTDLGKHQHMHDRDDLAAEQSERELRHKLKTAFKSFCEKVETMTKSVVEFDTPFRELGFPGAPFRSTVTLQPTSGSLVNLTEWPPFVITLDDVELVHFERVQFHLRNFDMIFVFKEYNKKVAMVNAIPMNMLDHVKEWLNSCDIRYSEGVQSLNWQKIMKTITDDPEGFFEQGGWTFLDPESGSEDENETAESEEDEAYNPTDADSDEESDEDDSEYSEASEDESDESDEDLGSDEESGKDWSDLEREAAEEDRNHDYNTDDKRNGKYESKKHNKSSKHSPSKSSKDKYQSRDKHHSSSSSGHKSSKDKDRKRSRDDSRDNGHKSKKSRH; the protein is encoded by the exons ATGAGCTTCGTGCTGGATAAGGAGGCGTTTGTGCGCCGCGTGAAGCGCCTGTACACTGAATGGAAG GCGCCCAGCACCGGACACGATGACTCGCTCAGCAACCTGGACTGCATCATGAGCGTGGTGGGCACCGACGACGATGTGATCTACGCCAAGTCCATGGCCCTGCAGCTCTGGCTGCTTGGCTACGAGCTTACAGACACCATCTCAGTGTTCGCATCCGACGCCATATACTTCCTCACCAGCAAAAAGAAGATCGAGTTCCTGAAACAGACCCAGAACATAAGTGAGGAGGGGGTGCCAGAGATCAAGCTCCTTGTGAGGGACAGA ACCGACAAGGATAAGGGAAACTTCGAGAAGCTGATCAAGGTGATCCAGAACTCGAAGAAGGGAAAGCGCCTGGGAGTCTTCATCAAGGACGCCTATCCGGGCGAGTTCAGTGAGGCCTGGAAGAAGTCCCTGATGGACTCCAAGTTCGACCATGTCGACATTAGCAGCATCATAGCCTATCTCATGTGTCCCAAGGACGAGTCGGAGATAAACAACATACGCAAGGCCTCTCTGGTGTCCATGGACATTTTCAACAAGTATCTCAAAGATGAAATCATGGACATTATCGACTCTGATAGG AAAGTGAAGCACGTTAAGCTGGCGGATGGCTGCGAGACGGCCATCACAGAGAAGAAGTACACCAGCGGACTGGACCCACGACTGCTGGACATGGCCTACCCACCGATAATCCAGTCGGGCGGAGCATACAGTCTGAAGTTTTCGGCTGCTGCGGACAAGAATATCTTGCATTTCGGCGTAATAGTTTGCTCGCTCGGCGCGCGCTACAAGTGCTATTGCTCCAACATCTCGCGCACATTCCTCGTCAACCCCACCGACGCCATGCAGGAGAACTACACATTTCTGGTAAGTGTGCAGGAGGAGATTCTCAAACTGCTCGTGCCGGGAACAAAGCTGTGCGACATATACGAAAAGACGGTGGCCTTCGTCAAAAAGGAGAAGCCCAGTATGGTGGAGAACCTGACGAAGAGCTTTGGCTTCGCCATGGGCCTTGAGTTTCGGGAAAACTCGATAGTGATCGGGCCGAAGTGCCAAGCGTTGATAAAGAAAAACATGGTGTTCAACCTCCATGTGGGCATCTCGAATCTGACCAATCCCGAGGCCGCCGATAAGGAGGGCAAGACTTACGCGCTCTTCATCGGAGACACCGTTCTGGTGGGCGAACAGTCTCCCGCCAGTGTGATGACGCCCTCGAAAAAGAAGATCAAGAACGTGGGCATCTTCATAAAGGACGACAGTGAGGAGGAGGATGTCGACGACAAGAAGGCAACTAAGGAAGATCAAGGCACCGAAATTCTTGGCCGTAGCAAGCGTAATGCCGTCCTCGAGTCCAAGCTGCGGAACGAAATCAATACTGAGGAGAAGCGCAAGGAGCATCAGCGGGAGCTGGCTCAGCAGCTGAACGAGCGCGCCAAGGAGCGTCTGGCCAAGCAGGGAAACTCAAAGGAGGTTGAGAAGGTCCGGAAGAACACAGTCTCCTACAAATCCATCAGCCAGATGCCGAGGGAGACGGACGTCAAGGAACTAAAGCTGTTCGTGGACAAAAAATACGAGACTGTCATCATGCCCGTCTTCGGCATTCAGGTGCCGTTCCACATTTCGACCATCAAGAATATTTCGCAGTCGGTGGAAGGCGAGTACACGTACTTGCGTATCAACTTCTTTCACCCGGGAGCCACCATGGGACGTAACGAGGGCGGACTCTATCCCCAACCGGAGGCCACCTTCGTAAAGGAAGT CACATACCGCAGCTCCAATGTCAAGGAGCACGGCGAAGTGGCTGCTCCCTCCGGAAATTTGAACAACGCTTTCCGACTCATTAAGGAGGTGCAGAAGCGCTTCAAGACTCGAGAGGCAGAGGAGCGCGAAAAAGAGGATCTGGTGAAGCAGGACACGTTGATTCTGTCGCAGAACAAGGGTAATCCCAAGCTCAAGGACCTCTATATCCGTCCCAACATTGTCACAAAGCGCATGACTGGAAGCTTGGAGGCGCACACCAACGGATTCCGCTACATCTCTGTGCGCGGCGACAAGGTGGACATCCTCTACAACAACATAAAGAGCGCCTTCTTCCAGCCCTGCGACGGGGAAATGATTATCCTGCTCCACTTCCACCTCAAGTACGCCATTATGTTCGGCAAGAAGAAGCACGTGGATGTGCAGTTCTACACGGAGGTGGGCGAGATCACCACGGACTTGGGCAAGCACCAGCACATGCACGACCGCGACGATCTGGCAGCGGAGCAGTCTGAGCGCGAACTGCGCCACAAGCTCAAGACGGCGTTCAAGAGTTTCTGCGAGAAGGTGGAGACAATGACGAAGTCTGTGGTGGAGTTTGACACTCCATTCCGTGAGCTGGGATTCCCGGGAGCCCCCTTCCGCAGCACAGTGACGCTGCAGCCCACCTCCGGGTCGTTGGTGAACCTCACTGAGTGGCCGCCGTTCGTCATCACTTTAGATGATGTCGAATTGGTGCACTTCGAGCGCGTTCAGTTCCACCTGCGCAACTTCGACATGATATTTGTCTTCAAGGAGTACAACAAAAAGGTGGCCATGGTCAATGCCATCCCCATGAACATGCTGGACCACGTCAAGGAGTGGCTCAA CTCCTGCGACATCCGCTACTCGGAGGGTGTGCAGTCCCTCAACTGGCAGAAGATCATGAAGACCATCACAGACGATCCCGAGGGATTCTTTGAGCAGGGCGGCTGGACTTTCTTGGACCCGGAATCGGGTAGCGAAGACGAGAATGAGACGGCCGAgtctgaggaagatgaggccTACAACCCCACAGACGCCGACTCGGACGAGGAGTCGGACGAAGATGATTCCGAATACTCAGAGGCCTCCGAGGATGAGAGCGACGAGAGCGATG AGGACCTCGGCTCTGACGAAGAATCCGGCAAGGATTGGTCTGACCTGGAGAGGGAAGCCGCCGAGGAGGATCGCAACCATGATTACAATACCGACGACAAGCGCAACGGCAAATACGAGTCCAAGAAACACAACAAGAGTTCAAAGCACAG CCCATCGAAGTCGTCCAAGGACAAGTACCAAAGCCGAGACAAGCATCAttcctcctcgtcctcgggACACAAGAGCAGCAAGGACAAGGATCGCAAGCGCTCGCGGGACGACAGCCGCGACAACGGTCACAAGTCGAAGAAGTCGCGAcactaa
- the LOC6507473 gene encoding uncharacterized protein LOC6507473 isoform X1, giving the protein MSEREAESDEDCEVYFLKPVNEYNIVDRIKEANKELFAPDDGLADGNGKVTKVKFALNLEDYEPTDQQKDLSPSPPDELLQQLSQLKLKPIAEEPPAASVAEEAPVPPLEVPEVEEVEEEEICEEILDLTEVVQESVVQEAIPVDDEDDFSGVDEADLDDSPSKKDFAPPAAFQIKQSTFDQDESDQKSLTNLLTESDCEEEERTLNEARQKLRDAYKNLYKTLDPKQQATIDRLTGLEEEAPSSAPNPIAAPEDEEDNLSIIVASYIPEDFELNEQSIYFKKEEPLSEDGLKEVCTATCPKATSKTFFTSRSFSFRRRTKPTPTPSSASASGSAASPTIRMNYKICCEHRHSLQGKLPRYTGYMSEYGLSAQQLQKREQQIRRKQRFSMEQTLNRNEQELKKMQDNERAFTTWLKNKMRYPINKTRNMFDAHKRRGSVAAAGNSASSRQHHGHLLEEQPCGGRRRRRDSGDEVVHAYRHLLGSWNK; this is encoded by the coding sequence TGGACAGGATCAAGGAGGCCAACAAGGAGCTCTTTGCCCCGGACGACGGACTCGCCGATGGCAACGGCAAGGTGACCAAAGTAAAGTTCGCTTTGAACTTGGAGGACTACGAGCCCACTGACCAGCAGAAGGACTTGAGCCCCAGTCCGCCAGATGAACTTCTGCAGCAGCTGTCCCAATTGAAGCTGAAGCCCATTGCGGAGGAGCCGCCAGCTGCTTCGGTTGCAGAGGAGGCCCCAGTGCCCCCACTTGAAGTTCCCGAAGTGGaagaggtggaggaggaggagataTGCGAGGAAATCCTGGACCTAACAGAGGTGGTCCAAGAGTCGGTAGTACAGGAAGCTATCCCAGTCGACGACGAAGACGACTTCTCCGGGGTGGATGAGGCTGACTTGGATGACTCCCCCTCGAAGAAGGATTTTGCCCCTCCCGCAGCCTTTCAGATCAAGCAGAGCACCTTCGACCAGGATGAATCGGACCAGAAGAGCCTGACCAACCTGCTCACCGAATCCGACTGCGAGGAGGAAGAGCGCACCCTCAACGAGGCCCGGCAGAAACTGAGGGATGCCTACAAGAATCTGTACAAGACCCTCGATCCCAAGCAGCAGGCTACCATCGACAGGCTAACGGGACTGGAGGAGGAGGCCCCTTCGTCTGCTCCTAATCCTATTGCTGCCCCCGAAGACGAAGAAGATAACCTGTCCATCATCGTGGCCAGCTACATTCCGGAGGACTTTGAGCTCAATGAGCAGAGCATTTACTTTAAAAAAGAGGAGCCGCTGTCGGAGGACGGTCTGAAAGAGGTCTGCACAGCCACCTGTCCCAAAGCCACCTCCAAAACATTCTTCACTTCGCGCAGCTTCAGCTTCCGCCGCAGGACCAAGCCCACGCCCACGCCGTCGTCAGCTTCCGCCTCGGGGTCTGCCGCTTCACCCACCATTCGGATGAACTACAAGATCTGCTGCGAGCATCGCCATTCGCTCCAGGGTAAGCTCCCGCGCTACACGGGCTACATGTCGGAGTACGGCCTGAGTGCCCAGCAGCTGCAGAAGCGGGAGCAGCAGATTCGTCGGAAGCAGCGCTTCTCCATGGAGCAGACCCTCAACCGCAACGAGCAGGAGCTCAAGAAGATGCAGGACAACGAGCGCGCCTTCACCACCTGGCTGAAGAACAAGATGCGGTACCCGATTAACAAGACCCGCAATATGTTCGACGCCCACAAGAGGCGGGGCAGCGTTGCCGCAGCCGGAAATTCGGCGAGTTCCCGACAGCACCACGGGCATCTCCTCGAGGAGCAGCCCTGCGGGGGACGCAGGAGACGTCGCGACAGCGGAGACGAGGTGGTGCACGCCTACCGACACCTTCTGGGCAGCTGGAATAAGTAG
- the LOC6507579 gene encoding FACT complex subunit spt16 isoform X1, whose translation MSFVLDKEAFVRRVKRLYTEWKAPSTGHDDSLSNLDCIMSVVGTDDDVIYAKSMALQLWLLGYELTDTISVFASDAIYFLTSKKKIEFLKQTQNISEEGVPEIKLLVRDRTDKDKGNFEKLIKVIQNSKKGKRLGVFIKDAYPGEFSEAWKKSLMDSKFDHVDISSIIAYLMCPKDESEINNIRKASLVSMDIFNKYLKDEIMDIIDSDRKVKHVKLADGCETAITEKKYTSGLDPRLLDMAYPPIIQSGGAYSLKFSAAADKNILHFGVIVCSLGARYKCYCSNISRTFLVNPTDAMQENYTFLVSVQEEILKLLVPGTKLCDIYEKTVAFVKKEKPSMVENLTKSFGFAMGLEFRENSIVIGPKCQALIKKNMVFNLHVGISNLTNPEAADKEGKTYALFIGDTVLVGEQSPASVMTPSKKKIKNVGIFIKDDSEEEDVDDKKATKEDQGTEILGRSKRNAVLESKLRNEINTEEKRKEHQRELAQQLNERAKERLAKQGNSKEVEKVRKNTVSYKSISQMPRETDVKELKLFVDKKYETVIMPVFGIQVPFHISTIKNISQSVEGEYTYLRINFFHPGATMGRNEGGLYPQPEATFVKEVTYRSSNVKEHGEVAAPSGNLNNAFRLIKEVQKRFKTREAEEREKEDLVKQDTLILSQNKGNPKLKDLYIRPNIVTKRMTGSLEAHTNGFRYISVRGDKVDILYNNIKSAFFQPCDGEMIILLHFHLKYAIMFGKKKHVDVQFYTEVGEITTDLGKHQHMHDRDDLAAEQSERELRHKLKTAFKSFCEKVETMTKSVVEFDTPFRELGFPGAPFRSTVTLQPTSGSLVNLTEWPPFVITLDDVELVHFERVQFHLRNFDMIFVFKEYNKKVAMVNAIPMNMLDHVKEWLNSCDIRYSEGVQSLNWQKIMKTITDDPEGFFEQGGWTFLDPESGSEDENETAESEEDEAYNPTDADSDEESDEDDSEYSEASEDESDESDEDLGSDEESGKDWSDLEREAAEEDRNHDYNTDDKRNGKYESKKHNKSSKHSRREREEQRSSSSHSKKHKSNSSSSSSHLKSSSSKHGSSSSPSKSSKDKYQSRDKHHSSSSSGHKSSKDKDRKRSRDDSRDNGHKSKKSRH comes from the exons ATGAGCTTCGTGCTGGATAAGGAGGCGTTTGTGCGCCGCGTGAAGCGCCTGTACACTGAATGGAAG GCGCCCAGCACCGGACACGATGACTCGCTCAGCAACCTGGACTGCATCATGAGCGTGGTGGGCACCGACGACGATGTGATCTACGCCAAGTCCATGGCCCTGCAGCTCTGGCTGCTTGGCTACGAGCTTACAGACACCATCTCAGTGTTCGCATCCGACGCCATATACTTCCTCACCAGCAAAAAGAAGATCGAGTTCCTGAAACAGACCCAGAACATAAGTGAGGAGGGGGTGCCAGAGATCAAGCTCCTTGTGAGGGACAGA ACCGACAAGGATAAGGGAAACTTCGAGAAGCTGATCAAGGTGATCCAGAACTCGAAGAAGGGAAAGCGCCTGGGAGTCTTCATCAAGGACGCCTATCCGGGCGAGTTCAGTGAGGCCTGGAAGAAGTCCCTGATGGACTCCAAGTTCGACCATGTCGACATTAGCAGCATCATAGCCTATCTCATGTGTCCCAAGGACGAGTCGGAGATAAACAACATACGCAAGGCCTCTCTGGTGTCCATGGACATTTTCAACAAGTATCTCAAAGATGAAATCATGGACATTATCGACTCTGATAGG AAAGTGAAGCACGTTAAGCTGGCGGATGGCTGCGAGACGGCCATCACAGAGAAGAAGTACACCAGCGGACTGGACCCACGACTGCTGGACATGGCCTACCCACCGATAATCCAGTCGGGCGGAGCATACAGTCTGAAGTTTTCGGCTGCTGCGGACAAGAATATCTTGCATTTCGGCGTAATAGTTTGCTCGCTCGGCGCGCGCTACAAGTGCTATTGCTCCAACATCTCGCGCACATTCCTCGTCAACCCCACCGACGCCATGCAGGAGAACTACACATTTCTGGTAAGTGTGCAGGAGGAGATTCTCAAACTGCTCGTGCCGGGAACAAAGCTGTGCGACATATACGAAAAGACGGTGGCCTTCGTCAAAAAGGAGAAGCCCAGTATGGTGGAGAACCTGACGAAGAGCTTTGGCTTCGCCATGGGCCTTGAGTTTCGGGAAAACTCGATAGTGATCGGGCCGAAGTGCCAAGCGTTGATAAAGAAAAACATGGTGTTCAACCTCCATGTGGGCATCTCGAATCTGACCAATCCCGAGGCCGCCGATAAGGAGGGCAAGACTTACGCGCTCTTCATCGGAGACACCGTTCTGGTGGGCGAACAGTCTCCCGCCAGTGTGATGACGCCCTCGAAAAAGAAGATCAAGAACGTGGGCATCTTCATAAAGGACGACAGTGAGGAGGAGGATGTCGACGACAAGAAGGCAACTAAGGAAGATCAAGGCACCGAAATTCTTGGCCGTAGCAAGCGTAATGCCGTCCTCGAGTCCAAGCTGCGGAACGAAATCAATACTGAGGAGAAGCGCAAGGAGCATCAGCGGGAGCTGGCTCAGCAGCTGAACGAGCGCGCCAAGGAGCGTCTGGCCAAGCAGGGAAACTCAAAGGAGGTTGAGAAGGTCCGGAAGAACACAGTCTCCTACAAATCCATCAGCCAGATGCCGAGGGAGACGGACGTCAAGGAACTAAAGCTGTTCGTGGACAAAAAATACGAGACTGTCATCATGCCCGTCTTCGGCATTCAGGTGCCGTTCCACATTTCGACCATCAAGAATATTTCGCAGTCGGTGGAAGGCGAGTACACGTACTTGCGTATCAACTTCTTTCACCCGGGAGCCACCATGGGACGTAACGAGGGCGGACTCTATCCCCAACCGGAGGCCACCTTCGTAAAGGAAGT CACATACCGCAGCTCCAATGTCAAGGAGCACGGCGAAGTGGCTGCTCCCTCCGGAAATTTGAACAACGCTTTCCGACTCATTAAGGAGGTGCAGAAGCGCTTCAAGACTCGAGAGGCAGAGGAGCGCGAAAAAGAGGATCTGGTGAAGCAGGACACGTTGATTCTGTCGCAGAACAAGGGTAATCCCAAGCTCAAGGACCTCTATATCCGTCCCAACATTGTCACAAAGCGCATGACTGGAAGCTTGGAGGCGCACACCAACGGATTCCGCTACATCTCTGTGCGCGGCGACAAGGTGGACATCCTCTACAACAACATAAAGAGCGCCTTCTTCCAGCCCTGCGACGGGGAAATGATTATCCTGCTCCACTTCCACCTCAAGTACGCCATTATGTTCGGCAAGAAGAAGCACGTGGATGTGCAGTTCTACACGGAGGTGGGCGAGATCACCACGGACTTGGGCAAGCACCAGCACATGCACGACCGCGACGATCTGGCAGCGGAGCAGTCTGAGCGCGAACTGCGCCACAAGCTCAAGACGGCGTTCAAGAGTTTCTGCGAGAAGGTGGAGACAATGACGAAGTCTGTGGTGGAGTTTGACACTCCATTCCGTGAGCTGGGATTCCCGGGAGCCCCCTTCCGCAGCACAGTGACGCTGCAGCCCACCTCCGGGTCGTTGGTGAACCTCACTGAGTGGCCGCCGTTCGTCATCACTTTAGATGATGTCGAATTGGTGCACTTCGAGCGCGTTCAGTTCCACCTGCGCAACTTCGACATGATATTTGTCTTCAAGGAGTACAACAAAAAGGTGGCCATGGTCAATGCCATCCCCATGAACATGCTGGACCACGTCAAGGAGTGGCTCAA CTCCTGCGACATCCGCTACTCGGAGGGTGTGCAGTCCCTCAACTGGCAGAAGATCATGAAGACCATCACAGACGATCCCGAGGGATTCTTTGAGCAGGGCGGCTGGACTTTCTTGGACCCGGAATCGGGTAGCGAAGACGAGAATGAGACGGCCGAgtctgaggaagatgaggccTACAACCCCACAGACGCCGACTCGGACGAGGAGTCGGACGAAGATGATTCCGAATACTCAGAGGCCTCCGAGGATGAGAGCGACGAGAGCGATG AGGACCTCGGCTCTGACGAAGAATCCGGCAAGGATTGGTCTGACCTGGAGAGGGAAGCCGCCGAGGAGGATCGCAACCATGATTACAATACCGACGACAAGCGCAACGGCAAATACGAGTCCAAGAAACACAACAAGAGTTCAAAGCACAG TCGCCGCGAACGCGAGGAGCAGCGATCGTCGTCGTCGCACAGTAAAAAGCATAAGTCGaactcctcttcctcttcttcgCATTTAAAGTCCTCCAGCTCCAAACATGGCAGCTCATCTAG CCCATCGAAGTCGTCCAAGGACAAGTACCAAAGCCGAGACAAGCATCAttcctcctcgtcctcgggACACAAGAGCAGCAAGGACAAGGATCGCAAGCGCTCGCGGGACGACAGCCGCGACAACGGTCACAAGTCGAAGAAGTCGCGAcactaa